A window of Pusillimonas sp. T7-7 contains these coding sequences:
- the msrA gene encoding peptide-methionine (S)-S-oxide reductase MsrA, producing the protein MTETAVLGGGCFWCTESVFLSLRGVISVTPGYSGGHLENPSYEQVCSKTTGHIEVVRLVFDPDIIDFETILQVFFATHDPSTLDRQGGDVGPQYASVIFYQSAQQQETAQKLIEQVQAELGVPVVTRLLPAQKFWPAESYHHNYYALNPGQGYCQVVISPKLAKFRKRYAELLAV; encoded by the coding sequence ATGACAGAAACAGCAGTTTTGGGTGGTGGATGTTTTTGGTGCACCGAATCGGTGTTTCTATCCTTGCGGGGCGTTATCAGTGTCACACCGGGTTATAGCGGTGGCCACTTGGAAAACCCCAGCTACGAGCAAGTATGCAGCAAGACAACCGGTCATATCGAAGTCGTGCGCTTGGTGTTTGATCCGGACATCATCGATTTTGAAACTATATTGCAGGTATTTTTTGCCACTCACGACCCGAGCACACTCGACAGGCAGGGCGGTGATGTTGGCCCGCAGTACGCATCGGTTATTTTTTATCAGTCGGCGCAGCAGCAGGAAACTGCGCAAAAGCTTATCGAGCAGGTGCAGGCAGAGCTGGGTGTGCCGGTGGTCACTCGCCTGCTTCCGGCTCAGAAATTCTGGCCGGCCGAAAGCTATCACCATAATTACTATGCGCTCAATCCTGGGCAGGGCTATTGCCAGGTGGTCATCTCGCCCAAGCTGGCCAAGTTCAGGAAGCGCTACGCCGAGCTTCTGGCCGTTTAA
- a CDS encoding Lrp/AsnC family transcriptional regulator yields the protein MSKNKLDRTDRQILMELQRDGRLSNQELADRVSLSPSPCLRRVRRLEDEGYIERYVALVNPDKVGLKLLAYITVRLNKVFRASHAPVSDFARDVQEWPEVVECYAMSGDMDYLLRVQVEDLNQFSRFAMDTLMQHPAVIDMRSSFTLQRIKETTQLSI from the coding sequence ATGTCAAAAAATAAGCTGGATAGGACAGATAGGCAAATATTGATGGAGTTGCAGCGTGACGGACGCCTTAGCAATCAAGAGTTGGCCGACAGGGTGTCGCTGTCGCCCAGTCCATGCTTGCGCCGGGTACGGCGCCTGGAGGACGAGGGTTATATAGAGCGTTATGTCGCCCTGGTAAATCCCGACAAGGTGGGCTTGAAGCTGCTGGCTTATATAACCGTCAGGCTGAACAAGGTATTTCGTGCCAGCCATGCGCCAGTATCGGATTTCGCGCGTGACGTACAGGAATGGCCCGAGGTGGTCGAGTGCTACGCCATGTCGGGCGATATGGACTACCTTTTACGTGTACAGGTCGAGGACTTGAACCAGTTCTCGCGCTTTGCCATGGATACGTTGATGCAGCATCCGGCAGTCATCGACATGAGGTCCAGCTTCACCTTGCAGCGTATAAAGGAAACTACACAACTCTCCATATAG
- a CDS encoding nucleoside recognition domain-containing protein, with translation MLAYPLTLLLRCWRMFIAVAKVMLPVMVFVQIGQEAGLIDAVGRLIAPAMALLHLPPEAGIVWAATIFTGIYGGIASLSGLSSSMDLNAAQVSALCAMMLFAHSIPVEQAIVRRAGASFNVTTALRIITAIFYGAAVSWFCHLTGALAEPMSFDWLRGSSIIATEGGSGWIAWAQATAFSLVLTFAVIVVLVLLLDILDKLGITRRITNAMLPLLKLSGLDARVAPVTTVGVLLGLTYGGALIIEEAKKQNFSRRTRFLALSWMSLSHGLIEDTLLMLALGADIWVVLVGRLLITLVIVALLARLTGRGHKPDSNAIKRPEARRSAS, from the coding sequence ATGCTGGCCTACCCCTTAACGCTGTTATTGCGTTGTTGGCGGATGTTCATTGCCGTTGCAAAGGTAATGCTCCCAGTGATGGTATTTGTACAAATAGGACAGGAAGCAGGACTGATCGATGCTGTGGGCCGCCTGATTGCGCCCGCCATGGCTTTGTTGCACTTGCCTCCCGAGGCGGGCATTGTATGGGCCGCCACCATTTTCACTGGCATCTATGGCGGTATCGCATCGCTAAGCGGCTTGTCCTCGAGCATGGACTTGAACGCTGCGCAAGTCAGCGCATTGTGCGCCATGATGTTGTTCGCTCACTCCATTCCGGTAGAGCAAGCCATAGTCAGGCGCGCCGGCGCGTCGTTTAATGTCACGACCGCCCTGCGCATAATTACCGCCATTTTCTATGGCGCAGCCGTTTCCTGGTTCTGCCATTTGACCGGCGCATTGGCCGAACCCATGTCCTTCGACTGGTTGCGCGGTTCGTCGATTATTGCAACGGAAGGCGGCTCGGGCTGGATAGCCTGGGCACAAGCAACGGCGTTCTCGCTGGTCTTGACCTTTGCCGTCATCGTCGTTCTGGTCCTGCTGCTCGATATTCTGGATAAACTGGGCATCACCCGGCGCATTACCAATGCCATGCTTCCATTACTGAAGCTATCGGGTCTGGACGCCAGGGTCGCGCCTGTAACCACGGTTGGGGTATTGCTTGGGCTGACTTACGGCGGCGCGCTCATCATCGAAGAGGCAAAGAAACAAAATTTCTCGCGACGCACACGCTTTCTGGCCCTGTCCTGGATGTCGTTATCGCACGGCCTGATAGAAGACACACTGCTGATGCTGGCATTGGGCGCTGATATCTGGGTGGTATTGGTGGGCCGCCTGCTGATTACGCTGGTTATCGTTGCGCTACTTGCCCGGCTGACCGGGCGCGGTCATAAACCAGACAGCAACGCCATTAAACGGCCAGAAGCTCGGCGTAGCGCTTCCTGA
- the hppD gene encoding 4-hydroxyphenylpyruvate dioxygenase codes for MSNPNPTWDNPMGTAGFEFIEYTAPDPVALGKVFETLGFKAIARHRNKNVTLYRQGGINFLINAEPDSFAQRFARLHGPSICAIAFRVDDAAKAYKRALELGAWGFDSGSGPMELNIPAIKGIGDSLIYLVDRWQGKNGHGGIGDISIYDVDFEPIDADTAQADRNHAGAGLMLVDHLTHNVHKGRMDEWAEFYERLFNFREIRYFDIEGKVTGVKSKAMTSPCGNIRIPINEEGTAEKGQIQEYLDLYRGEGIQHIALATRDIYATVEQLRTGGLKFLDTPDTYYELLDRRLPNHGEDTDRLQKNKILLDGAAEGGLLLQIFTENQIGPIFFEIIQRKGNDGFGEGNFKALFESIELDQMRRGVLKSVD; via the coding sequence ATGAGTAACCCAAATCCCACCTGGGACAACCCCATGGGCACCGCCGGTTTTGAATTCATTGAATACACCGCACCCGACCCCGTTGCCCTGGGCAAAGTGTTCGAAACACTGGGCTTCAAGGCCATCGCACGCCATCGGAATAAAAATGTGACGCTTTACCGTCAAGGCGGCATCAACTTCCTGATCAACGCCGAGCCCGACTCATTCGCCCAGCGCTTTGCGCGCCTGCACGGCCCGTCCATCTGCGCCATAGCCTTCCGCGTTGACGATGCCGCAAAAGCCTACAAGCGCGCGCTGGAATTGGGAGCCTGGGGATTCGACTCGGGCAGCGGCCCAATGGAGTTGAATATTCCCGCCATCAAGGGCATAGGCGACTCTCTTATTTATCTGGTGGACCGCTGGCAAGGCAAGAACGGCCATGGCGGTATCGGTGACATCAGTATTTACGACGTGGATTTCGAGCCCATAGACGCCGATACCGCACAGGCCGACCGCAATCACGCAGGCGCCGGCCTGATGCTGGTCGATCACCTTACACATAATGTGCACAAGGGCCGCATGGACGAATGGGCCGAATTCTATGAGCGCTTGTTCAACTTCCGCGAGATCCGTTACTTCGATATCGAAGGCAAGGTGACGGGAGTGAAGTCCAAGGCAATGACCTCGCCCTGCGGGAATATTCGCATCCCCATCAACGAAGAAGGTACGGCGGAAAAAGGCCAAATACAGGAATACCTGGATCTATATCGTGGCGAGGGCATACAGCACATTGCCCTGGCAACTCGGGACATCTACGCAACTGTCGAGCAACTGCGAACTGGCGGCCTGAAATTTCTGGATACGCCAGACACTTACTACGAACTGCTGGACCGCCGCCTGCCCAACCACGGTGAAGATACCGATCGCCTGCAGAAAAACAAGATCCTGCTTGACGGCGCCGCAGAGGGCGGCCTGCTATTACAGATCTTCACTGAAAACCAGATTGGCCCCATTTTCTTTGAAATCATTCAGCGCAAGGGTAACGACGGTTTCGGCGAAGGTAACTTCAAAGCCTTATTCGAGTCCATAGAACTGGACCAGATGCGTCGTGGCGTGCTGAAAAGCGTCGACTAG